The genomic region CTCAGATAAGTAATAAATACTGCAGTGGAATATGTTTTGAGCTCACAGGAAATTCCTTCTTCTCCTTCCGGTGCTGCTGTGGTGCTTTGGGACCGTCTCCATCTGAATCGTTGTCTGTTACAAACAGAGGAGAAGGGTCAAGTTAGATCTGAGAAGAGCGATCATCAATCAGAATGTCAAAACCTGAACACAAAGATCCTAAGATCAGAACAATGGACGCCAGCCTCTCTTACCTTTAGGTTTATTTTTTATGGGAGCTTGTAAAACAGAATCAGAACTCATTAAGAGCCCAAGCTGACTGAAGAGAAGTGAGAAAAACAGACAAAGAATGGAATAAAACACTGAAATTAAAAGTGAAGGGCAGCGACTCACCAGGATCTGATGCGTGagacaaaatgcccgggctgctgACGCTGGCTGACAGGAAGTCAGGAGATGAGTCGACCTTGATGCCCTGTTCAGGTGTGCTCTGTCTACGAGGTGCCTGGCTCGGTCCGTTCTCAGATTTGGGGAATCGGCGAACCGTCAGAGACTTCTCATCGTTTAGTCCGAGCTCCTCCGAAGAGCTGTTCAATCGTGGCTGAGAGGATAAAAGAAAACACTGAAATGATTTCAGTCCTTTTGATGAATCCAAACTGCACTCCTTACCTTcgggggaagaggaggaggaacacaCGGCTTGATGGTCGACCTGAAAGTACACAGAAGTTAAACTTCACGCTTGTCTGATTACATCTGAATCCACCTAAAGATGCAACTTACACTTCTACTTCTTCAAATGCATCTTCTAGACGAGTGATATGCCCGCTGCAGTGAAAACAATGCGTTTAGTTTTcaataaacaaaaaaacattttaataaacaccTTACTTGTAGACAAAATGTGTTTTACAAGTTCGGGTTATTTCTGAAATAATGTCATTCAGACTTGACACTGAAATGTTTTCTCAGCAGAACTCAGTTTGAATCTATTATCAGACTACACAGTGCTCGATGGACGGGTGTGGACGTGAAGGGTGGGGGGCAAAGCGGCTGGTGTGTTTAGCTACAacatgcatcacacacacacacacacagtattagTGTTACCGTTGGAACAATTCATCCTCAACGCTTCGGAGAAGGCTCCTTCGAAGGACAACACGGGTGAGGCGGACAGGCAAAAGAAGACAGAGAAAGGTGaacaggggaaaaaaaaaaagtcaaagcaCGAGGACAAGTGAGACGCAGCTTAAAGACTAAAGCAACATAATAAACCTCCAGACAAGAGGAGCGAGTGTGTCAGCAGGTTAGTGTGAACAGGTGATTAACACACAGGCAGGTAAGTAAAGCAGAACTAAGTCTCAAATGTTTATCTAGTGCAAGCCAGTGAGAGAGAGGAGCTGTTTCCATGGCAATGGTTTCCATAGCCTACCTGGTTATTCCTCCATCTGCAAAGTGTCTCCATGGTGAGAAGTCGTTATCTTTATTCACATCCTGTGGAAAAACAAATGCACAAAAAAAACCTTCAACATATTCCTGCCTTTAATTTACAGATAAACTAGTAAATAACAAATTTACATAATTACCAGTTCAGAATTAGCCTTAGTCTCCATCTCAAGGGGAGGTTTAAACTGGATCTGTTCAACTGTGAAACAGATTAAACATATTCGTCAGGTGTTTCTTCTGCACATCTTAGACACTAGGGGGCGCCAGGATTTCAGACACACAGAACGTCCTGGCATTAGCAGGAGCCCTGGGAAGATATGGGATTAGACTTGTGCCAAtaagatcaagaaaaacactttacagatcaaacaaattttaagacattgagagaaaaaacattcgtttcaaaagaaaaacttacgatctgaatcagattcttaaaatgatcaagaaaaacactttgacggtcaaacaaaaattaagaaattgacagaacaaaaatattgactaaaggaaaaaacacGTTTCAGAAGTAAAACttgctgaatcaacttcttaaaatgagtaacaaagtacgtttcctttttctgtttgcctctatgtgtttttgtcatcagtttccttagtttcattctcactgctcacagctttgctctcactaccagatttgcacttacactgtctggctttctcctttgcaattccTGAGTTCTTGGTTGCAATTCtaacacaaccctttcgggtgggtgggacttctgagaagtcctctcccataggacagtggttcctcttgagtgacagttcagtgacccggaagtgatgtcacctccaagacattttttcctacctcggtcaacaacatgaattttgagccccaaacacgttatttctgttgtctgtggtgtctactaaggatctaaagtgagtattgataatatattttatcttttcttagttaatctgtaagttaagccacttttcaagttggttttaaccagactttagctcactagctagctgctaagcaagccattgtgctagacTCAGGACAAAgatctattgttccagagagacgtattaaaaactcatctagCACTGATCTAGGTAATGCACCACAAGCATTTATATTTTACAAGCTTGTTTGGCATCGAAATAATTAGAACCCTCTTCTTTTCTGTCACACCtaacacatacataaacacacaccaatTTCTATGTCACAGCTGATGCCTTCATTAAATCTAATAAAATCTATAGTAACTATAGTCTGGTGACTAGTGTCTAGTTTAGCTACATTTAGCTTAAATATAATATAGTCTAACTCTTCCTCAACTGGTGACTTTTCTACTTCattgtcagccagacaaaatgttgctacagagaaacgcccaaggtactgagcccacaatagaaaatcataatgtccacatttatttcacacaatctcaaacgtcacactaaaattaaacttttagctctgatttaattatttccttattgaaatcagttttccctttgttgtaggTAATCCTCGGGTGTCAGCAGGAGGTGGTGACCACCTGCATAATGGAGCACCCTGGTTCTGTGCCAGCTGCACCTTTGTGCTGCTCTTTGGGGAGCCAATGCTCAGCAGGTTAAACAACTGTACAATTGATTTTGTTCATACTTTTTTAGAACTCATACatcaccagtttttctttcttacagacacatgcctccatgtggtcaggtggtgttggtgtgatctgggagggcacactcatgtcatcatctccttgtgccgtctccaggatcatgatgggagttctctgtgcctataaagcaggggtatttacttctgggcctggagggccggtatccagcacgttttagtttgaactctgtttcaacacacctgatttcagtcagcagataattaacaggcttctgcagagctgctgcacaggtaattcaaccactgattcaagtgtgttggagcagggaaacaactaaaacgtgctggataccagccatccaggactagaattgaaaacccctgctataaagccttcctccctcctctggactttaaacattagtattttattatggtttacctgatttagtaaataaatctcaatttataaatttcctgttttggtgcctgtccataaaatcctgcattagacactgaaagctgaatggatgcctttcattcactttgacattcaatgtatttttaaagatacacttgaaattaatatcagctgtttaacagagtggtgcaaaataattgctgatgtcatgatttttgcaataacctgaccttcatgcagagaaactcaggagacaaatgagctaaaaactgtttattaaaatgtttgacggatgactgaagaggtaactgctggagatcaggaaccagaagcttctgcgaggaagagcagaggttagtaagaggaaacaggtcaggtttttcttaGACTGTGCAGGTAGCTTACAGAGACTGAGAAACGCCACAGAGAGGGAGgcacaggttttagtgtttaaagatcaggaggccctgaggtaaaactgagtgttagtaatgactaaagaatgacttacaaaaggaaaagtttaggtATTTACGGTCTGAAGTTGTAGCGCAGACGGGAGACAGCAGAATGGTGGAGAAACAACCAGAAGTCTGGGAGAATGACAGCATGAGTTGCAAGCGGGTGAGCAGAAGGTAGTGGGTAAGCAGACTGCCAGTATGGTTGTGTGATCAAGAGCTTCAAGGAAAGAATTCCCATAGATCTGCATAGAAAATGAGAACGTAAGTTTGAAAAACGGCAGAGTCAGGGGCTAGATATGGGTTAAAACACTCTGATGAGTGACCAGCTACCAGCTTTTATTCAAGGAtagggttacaggtgtgtgaggatgtgcctgCCCCATGAGGAGAGTTTTCAGGTAAGCCTCTCCATGGTGCCTTGCATTGGTGACTAGCAAGGCTAATgaagagattaaagggaacacaaacccaggactctgacccaaactcctaacagcaacacaacgactCCTCCCACAGGCGGTTGTTCCACGGGAGTACACGCAGCTGCCCTAAGTTCAGCATCAGGCAACCTGTAGGCAATGTAATCAtacgtggcttctgagcatgcaagtttactctagctgtacagcgtacaataataataaagatttatattgtgttgctcaccttacaggttcttttaaaatcttaacctgtgcttgcttacagcaggtcttttgaactagacacagagaggttcaggcacagggacttagtcagactcctgatatgatagagcatccaccaccacagactaacAATAGGTCCATATGCTTGTCAACTGGAAACAATGGAAAAAGATTACCATTAGTACAGATATTTATCCATAACATCACTGTGGTTTTATTATACATCCTATGAAATACATGAGGTGGGATTGGTCTGCAGTAGGGATGTGCatttttgactgaatttattgtaggagtattcaataaacagtcaaaactgatacttaacatgtataACATGAGTTATCTAAACCATAATAGCGGGATTTAAATTTCAATGGTAgaaacaaaacccaatgcacactgctgccaactagcggtcgacatttaaagtgcaccaaaaacaaagaaaatacacaaatgtttgcatgtaaattcttccaaaaattagatacactgcttttgaaaatgAATGTAATATCACTGGaaaaatatattgtgatatattgtcatattgatattttcttacatcccttgtctgcagtgtactttgtgtacactatggtgtgtcttagctcaccagctgcagttgatgcatgtggccgtgtagcacttccattgtaatgcaatgcagtagttttcaatctaaaaagaaagaaaaaacaacaaaagaaatagcttttagacaaaaatatagattttatgtaaaaattaaataattaaaagcaTGTATTTAACTCATTGATTATCTGTCCTGGATAACATTCTTTTGATGGAGAACACAGAACacgtgacagaaagcacattgaatctgatttgtcctgttctgacaaacaaatgccagatctgtatactggtaagatatttattatcaaacatactcacttggataattattcagtcagagttacatcatataatccattcgtttcactgaaaaaggagcaggcagaactatgaacttgtttagcccgtccaagtaacatggaataaaaaatacatgtatctgtatgtaaatgtagtttaaatgtcttcccacaatagctcatgtagattctgagttataccataaaaatcctgcagttccactaaaagagtatttacctgcaaaacagcctgttagctcagctttctgctgcttcctctgtagcaagttagcagtacacaggttagctctaatagctgcaaagtctctgatgttccacaggttcctgaaaaattagaaaacttattaacataaactgcaataattaattccatgaaaccagtaatgaatttgttaagatgagtttttaatacgtctctctggaacaatagtccattgtcctgaggctagcacaatggcttgcttagcagctagctagtgagctaacgtctggttaaaaccaacttaaaaagtggcttaacttacagattaactaagaaaagatgaaatatattatcaatactcactttagatccttagtagacaccacagacagcagaaataatgtgtttggggctcaaaattcacgttgttgaccgaggtggaaaaaaaaaagtcttggagACTACATCACTTctgggtcactgaactgtcactcaagagaaaccactgtcctatgggagaggacttctcagaagtcccacccacccgaaagggttgtgtcagaattgcaaccaaaaactcagggattgcaaaggagaaagccagaaagtgtaagtgcaaatctggtagtgagagcaaagctgtgagaAGGGAGAatgaaactaaggaaactgataacaaaaacacatagaggcaaacagaaaaaggaaacatactttgttactcattttaagaagttgattcagatagcaaGTTTTACTTCTGAAACGTGTttattcctttagtcaatatttttgttctgtcaatttttaaatctgattcagatcataagtttttcttttgaaacaattttttttttctctcaatgtcttaaaatttgtttgatcTCCtgttttttcttgatcctattggcacaaatctaatcccatagaaACCCTCATGACAGAAACACCAACCAAAACAGAGATGAACTCTGTCCACAACGCTGCGGAGAACCTTTTACCGATTTATGGTACAGCTCTGTAAACATTTGGTCTGGGGCTTGAAAACACTTCAAACACAACTCACACCTGACACTAAGCAGATCTGTTAAAGTGTGTTAAAACTGGCTAGTGAGCACGAATCAGGAGTAAATGATCATCATAGTTTAGGATTTGTCCAGCATTTGATTCAGTAGTTATTTAGTTTCAGGCAAAAATGGGATGTGATACTGGTGTGGTCACAGAGAGAAGGAAAATAATCTACCTGCTGATCAAATAATCAGCTTCTCATTAACAAAGAAACTTTGTGTTCACAAGTTCAGGCCTCAGACTTGTTTTTAACTCCAGAACGTTTCTTATGTGAGGTATGCTGATCGTGTCAAAAGTGAAGGGTGTGTGTTAACAAATCAACTTGCTGTTAAAATGTTCAAAAAAGTAAAGTGTAGAGATCGTATCTGACCTATGACTCAGTGTTATACTTCCTCACCTCCAACAGCATGTTGGTTCCATCGATCTGACGGGAACCAAAGTGTCACAACGGGCTAATCGTTCAACGCAACAAATACAGCTGCACAACTCCATGCAGAGGAACCCGTCGTATTAGTGACACCAAAAATTCACATCCAAAGTCCTCTTATGATGAAACACTGTCACCGTTCTCAGGAactagacaaacacacacacacctcactgcACTGTCACTAACCTGCATCCCCCCCGTCTCCCTCAGTCCTGCTAGGACTTGGTCTTTCTTGACTTGTTCCATTGTTAGCTTTGTGCAGAAGGGAAGGTCAAATAATGGTGAGTGACTGAGATAAAAAACCCAAACAGGACGTACATCTGGCACAACACAAATACAGTGAAAAATGTATCCCTACGAGTAAATACACCAATAATGAGACTCACACCGTTACTACACCACAACAGCACTGATCAGATGAGTAATGATCACAGCACAACACAACTAAACAGGATCCTATCGAAATGTTTGCATCTGGCTCTGGAAACGACAAGCTCAGATTTACACTTCAGTAATGACGATACTTACTAGTTACACACATCAGCCTCCCCTTATCACTAAGCTATTATTAGTCCTGCTGATGGAAGCTGGGGGTCAGACCGACACACCCACTGATGACAGCAGAGGACTCCGCTTGCTCTTGGTGTTCACTTACATTTCATCTCTGAGCGTgtcttttcagctctgtcttcttTGTTGGTAGTCTGGGTGATGGTGTGTCTGATTACAGGAATTGGCTGAAACATAAACGGATAACAAAAAACAATGGTTTAAACTATTTTGTTCTACTagcttaataaaaacaaaaagtataCCAACTCGGAGCTCATTGTCTTTCAATCAGTAAAACATTTTTTCTAGAACTTGTGAGTCAAGCGCTGCTGGCAGCGGCTTTTCTTGTCCATCATCACATTGTTATGCATCCCAGAGGCTGTTTGTTTGCTACAAGCTCTACTGCTTGCAGTCAATAGCCATTGGGTGTTTTTCCAGTCATCATGGCCAAGACAGTGCCACTGCTGTCAGGGTGAGAAAAGCACAAGAGTCCCCTAAAAGGCCCTGGTACCACCTCTTTGGCTGCCACACAGCTGTAACTCAGACCTCAGATGGAATAATAATGTCAGTGGAGAGAATCAATGAGTGCGGAGGAGGGAAGTTTTAGGGGAGCATCCTGACCGAACCGAAGATTTAGAGGACCTCGTGGATTATATTCTGTTGCAAACAGGAAAAATATCCTTCTGTTTTAGTTTTTACATTCAGTGCTGCTAAATCAGTCAGCGTTTACAGAGCTGTCACTCCAAAAAGTGTTTATTAGTTTTGTTTTTCCTGTGTTCCAAACAACGCAGCCAAAAACTTACTAAAGCACAGAAGTTATTCGCTCAAATATCTGTcagtgaatgaaaaatgttgatcACAGCTTTTTTGGTGATTCAAGCTTTGTTTCTGAACCAGAGGAGAATACGAGACGTTACCTCAAGGTCGTCATCATCTACTTCGCTGTAATGCTGGTGGTTTTCTGGGTTGTTCATTTTATCCAGAAGATCGACAGCAAGTCTCCTTGTTAACCCCGTCTGGGACACAAATGCATGCTGAAACAAAAGAAATAGCAATGAAGACTTCATTCCTCAGAAACTGAGGCTAATGCTAGCTTGTGTCCTCTGCTTTTTGGCTCTAAATAAGCTGTCGCAGGTTTACTTCTGGTTCTGGTTGATCATGTTCCAACAATGAAAAGTTGTTCTGACCAAGATCTACAATTTACAAACTGTTGctctaaactttttttttttttttatcaatgaGACAAAACCTTCCACTCAGAATATAAATAAACTACTCTGTATAGTATGCAGTTATATAATTCAAGTCAAAGTCCTGTCTGCATGGTAAAAAGTTAAATGTTCTGCCAAAAAACAGAAACTCCTGCTGAGGTTCTGCATGCCATTCCAGCACTTGGCTAAACGAATGACTGATAATATTTTCTGTTTAGGAAAGCCTCAGCTCCCAGAATGCAACACACGTCTTTACTTGGAACATTTTAAtctctcaaacacaaaaatacttaaaaactatgaaaaaaaaaaagatttattacCGACAGAAGTTTTTCTGCTGTTGGCCGCCTCTTTGGATTCTTGGTGAGAGACACTTTAACAAAGTTATGGAAAGCAGCAGACCTGCAGGACAACAAGGTCATCTCTGCTCTCATCCGAGACCACACTAAAACACAAATTACAGCATAATGATTACTCAccatttgtttttgtctttaagcTTAGGAGGCTGGAACCCACTTTTTGACATCAAAAACAAGGCCCTAGAAAGGAAAAATAGAGTCAAATGCATGAATCAAAAATAAATGATGAGGCCAACAAAATTTCCTATTCATATCCTAAACAAACTTCAAAAAAATAGGATTTAAGCTACTGTGGCGTGATGAAACATTTGAAGAAATATAAAAGCAGGAAGAAGCCTTCCTAAGAATCCTTCAGGACTCTTCTTGATGGCAGTAAAACAGTAAAACACACCTCATTGGATGCAGGTCAAACATTGGTGGCTGCAGCTCAGCCAGCTCAATGGATGTGATGCCAACAGCCcaaatatcacaaagctggttgtAGCCTCCGTTCTTCTCTACTGCTGCTACCTCCGGGGCCATCCTAAAGTATATTGCAAAACTAAAAATTAAGGTCAAATAAACaccaaataaatacataaactcATTCTGCAACTATCTAAAATCTGTGTGACAGATCAGAGACCTGTATCAGCAGGATGCAGGTCTGAACCCTCGTCTTAAGAGTTCAACGTCTCATTCTAGGACACCACAACGGGAACTGAACTCGTCTAACTGCTAATGTCACAAGCACTCACCAATAAGGTGTTCCAATGAAGGACTTTCTTTTGGCAATGGTGGCCGTTATTTTGGCTGCAACTCCAAAGTCAGCTGTAACAAGAAGTGACAGGGCTTTTTAGcttatgcaacacacacacacacacacacacacacacacacacacacacacacacacacacacacacacacacacacacacacacacacacacacacacacgcgcggatGGCATTAAGCATCTTACCTAACTTCACATCTCCGTTGTCTGTTAGAAGTATGTTGGCGCCCTGTTAAATAAATCCCACAGACCTTTGTTAAGTCTTAAAAATCCTGAGCCGAGTCGATGTTTATTCTAAACAGCAGAAGTCTCTGGATGAGGCGGGAACTCTGTATTTGTTTATATCTGATTTGACTTTCAGTAAAATTCACCCTGCATCAGAGTTTTTGAGTGTTTATGTTGGCGGTGACTGACAGTTTCTGTGGTAGCATCCTGTGGTGAGCAGAGGAAACAGGAAGTGCTCGCTACGAAAAGCTGAGAGAAGATAATAGGCCCAGCCCTGACCTTTATGATAACACAATTGAGTGAGGCTCCAGGCTTTCATGCATTAATCAAGCACGATCAACTACAGTTGAACCTCGAAGTTGCTGCAAATGGCTCTGCTGGTCACTAGTGTCTGAGTGAGATCCTCCTCtgctgtgctctttttggctcaaGTTAACATTTTTCCTGTTGTGCTGCATCTGAGAGAATCTGAACTTCTTAAACATCAACATACGTGTTTAATTTGTCTGTTTGCAGAAAAAGCAAAGAGATGATACCTTGATATCACGGTGCATCTTTCCCTTCATGTGCAGATAGCCCAAACCCTGTAAAGAAAAGGATTCTGGTAAAAGTCAACTGACAGTCTTTAATATTCATTAAGAGCTTATGTTCATATTACCTGTAGGGTTTCTCTGCTGACATATGCAATCTGAAGCTCAGACAGAGGTCCTGTCACTGTATCAAAATGACTTTATTCAGTGAGTGCAGTTTGAAAAGCAGGTGGAAATGATGGTTCTGGATTAGAAGAGCTCACCATGATAGATATCCTGCAGAGATCCTCCACCACAGTACTCCATGCAGATCCAAAGTTTCTCTCgactggaggaggagaagagtaaaaataaataaataaataaataaaaaggagtTGTTTGGCTAGATGCATTTTGAGATTTAACAGTCTGAACATTTTGCGTAGcagttttagaatagaatagactttgttgatcccacagtggggaaatccacTTGGTACAGCAGCACCAGCATGTAAGAGAAtactttgaagaaaaataataacaaaggtacatgtatacacTAGGGGTGCTCCGATTGATCGGCCACAGATAATTATCGGCCGATTTTCCTGCAAAAGTGTGTGATCTGTGATCGCCGATCACTGCCTTTCATTTCCGATCTGGCACTGGCGCTTACTCTTCCCGGCCGGTAGTTCACTCTTCCGCTTCTCCCCGCTTAGTGCGCATGCGCGTGGCGGCAAACCCgcaaagacaaacatgtctgtCGTGTGGAACTTCTTTACAGTGTGCGAGAGTGATATTAAGTTTGCGTCTTGCAACACTTGCAACGAAAACATACCCCGCAGAGGAAGCACTTCAAAAAAATTCCAACCCAACGAATTTGATCTGACATTTAAAGACTAAACACTTGGCGGAGCATGGTGAGTTTTTGAAGCTCACCGCAGACAATGAAAAGAAGCCTGCTAATGCAGCCACAGTCAGACGGCAGCTAACGCAGCCGACGCTTGGAAACACTCGCCCATATGAGCGTGACAGTCAAAAGGCTAAGCAAATTACCCGTAAAATCATCGAGTTTATTGGACTAGACGACCAGCCTTTTTCAGTTGTGGAAGACGACGGATTCCGCCGACTACTAACCCACTTGGAACCTCGCTACATGCTACAGGGACGTAAATATTTCGCCGACGTTGCCCTTCCAGAGCTCCACCAGACAGTGTATTCTTTCATCGAGGGACTCCTTAAAGAAAGCGTCTCATcctctgtgagtttcacaagtgacgtttggagctcagatgtcagtcctgtgtcaaTGCTGAGCTTAACAGCTCACTCGATGTATCTGAATGTAGCCTTGGTTAATTTGATTTAGGCGGTGATGTGAGATATTgactttttttgcactatttgtagcctaaagagagccttaatgttttcaatttcttataaattgttactgatattacataatttgaagtgaagtaaaaccatgttttttctgaattaatatgtaacacatgcattagaactcaccatagctaaatgaacaatttacagccaatctatgtaattggtatcggtaatcggcctcttggctgatcggtatcggtgattggcagattaaaacctgatcggagcatccctagtatACACACAtaa from Nothobranchius furzeri strain GRZ-AD chromosome 18, NfurGRZ-RIMD1, whole genome shotgun sequence harbors:
- the map4k5 gene encoding mitogen-activated protein kinase kinase kinase kinase 5 isoform X1, with product MDIFPRPSGEIQRKNPQHDFELIQRVGSGTYGDVYKARNIQTGALAAVKIIKLEPGDDFSIIQQEIFMVKECMHQNIVAYFGSYLCREKLWICMEYCGGGSLQDIYHVTGPLSELQIAYVSRETLQGLGYLHMKGKMHRDIKGANILLTDNGDVKLADFGVAAKITATIAKRKSFIGTPYWMAPEVAAVEKNGGYNQLCDIWAVGITSIELAELQPPMFDLHPMRALFLMSKSGFQPPKLKDKNKWSAAFHNFVKVSLTKNPKRRPTAEKLLSHAFVSQTGLTRRLAVDLLDKMNNPENHQHYSEVDDDDLEPIPVIRHTITQTTNKEDRAEKTRSEMKSNNGTSQERPSPSRTEGDGGDAVEQIQFKPPLEMETKANSELDVNKDNDFSPWRHFADGGITRSLLRSVEDELFQRGHITRLEDAFEEVEVSTIKPCVPPPLPPKPRLNSSSEELGLNDEKSLTVRRFPKSENGPSQAPRRQSTPEQGIKVDSSPDFLSASVSSPGILSHASDPAPIKNKPKDNDSDGDGPKAPQQHRKEKKEFPKPAINGLPPTPKVLMGACFSKVFDGCPLKITCATSWIHPDTKDQYLIFGTEDGIYTLNLNELHEATMEQLFPRKCTWLYVINNNLMSLSGRSFQLYSHNLIGLFEQLKKPGLAAQFQTHRFPLPRRFALTTKIPDTKGCHKCCIVRNPYTGHKYLCGALQSGIVLFQWYEPMQRFLLIKYFDFPLPSPLKVFEMLVVPEQEYPLVCVAISEGTEAGQVVCFETINLNSCSSWFTEMGTTNQQVDAIHVTQLERDTVLVCLDKNVKIVNLLGKLKSNKKLASELSFDFSIGAVVCLQDSVLAFWKHGMQGKSFKSNEVTQEICDPSRVFRLLGSDRVVVLESRPTDDPTALSNLYILAGHENSY
- the map4k5 gene encoding mitogen-activated protein kinase kinase kinase kinase 5 isoform X2; protein product: MDIFPRPSGEIQRKNPQHDFELIQRVGSGTYGDVYKARNIQTGALAAVKIIKLEPGDDFSIIQQEIFMVKECMHQNIVAYFGSYLCREKLWICMEYCGGGSLQDIYHVTGPLSELQIAYVSRETLQGLGYLHMKGKMHRDIKGANILLTDNGDVKLADFGVAAKITATIAKRKSFIGTPYWMAPEVAAVEKNGGYNQLCDIWAVGITSIELAELQPPMFDLHPMRALFLMSKSGFQPPKLKDKNKWSAAFHNFVKVSLTKNPKRRPTAEKLLSHAFVSQTGLTRRLAVDLLDKMNNPENHQHYSEVDDDDLEPIPVIRHTITQTTNKEDRAEKTRSEMKSNNGTSQERPSPSRTEGDGGDAVEQIQFKPPLEMETKANSELDVNKDNDFSPWRHFADGGITRSLLRSVEDELFQRGHITRLEDAFEEVEVSTIKPCVPPPLPPKPRLNSSSEELGLNDEKSLTVRRFPKSENGPSQAPRRQSTPEQGIKVDSSPDFLSASVSSPGILSHASDPDNDSDGDGPKAPQQHRKEKKEFPKPAINGLPPTPKVLMGACFSKVFDGCPLKITCATSWIHPDTKDQYLIFGTEDGIYTLNLNELHEATMEQLFPRKCTWLYVINNNLMSLSGRSFQLYSHNLIGLFEQLKKPGLAAQFQTHRFPLPRRFALTTKIPDTKGCHKCCIVRNPYTGHKYLCGALQSGIVLFQWYEPMQRFLLIKYFDFPLPSPLKVFEMLVVPEQEYPLVCVAISEGTEAGQVVCFETINLNSCSSWFTEMGTTNQQVDAIHVTQLERDTVLVCLDKNVKIVNLLGKLKSNKKLASELSFDFSIGAVVCLQDSVLAFWKHGMQGKSFKSNEVTQEICDPSRVFRLLGSDRVVVLESRPTDDPTALSNLYILAGHENSY